The genomic segment GTTCGTCATTTTTTGATGATAGAGGATTTACTTGCTAAAAATGGTGGATATTATGGCTGTATGCAAGTTCATGATGGACTTTTTGTAGCACTTAAAAAAACAGAAAATAGTCTTTTAGAGAGAATGGCGCTTTTACCTAGATATATGGAAGCAAATGGTCTTGATGCAAATGCTCATATAATCAAAAAATTAAAAAAACAAAATGCTAGTGTTGAGCTTATAAATGCTTTACAAATTATACTTGATGAAGAGATAGCTCACGTAAAAAAAGGCGATAAGTGGTTTAAATATGCTTGTAAAATTGAAAATATAGATCCACTTGAATATGTAAATATAATACAAAGACTTTATCCAAATTCATTTTTGACCAGCAGGGAATTAAACGAAGAGGATAGACTTAAAGCCGGTTTTTCTATGGATGAGATAAAAATCATAAAACAGATGGCTATAAGATGAAAAAAATTTATTTTATGAGACATGCAAAAGCTGTTGAAACAAATTCTGATAAAGATTTTAAAAGAGCTATTAACGATAGGGGTAAAAAAGATATAAAACTTATAGCAAAGGCACTTAAAAAACACGACATAGCTTTTGATTTGGTTGTGTCTAGTGATGCTATTAGATGTAAACAAACTGTAAAAGAGCTTTTTAATGAGATGGATATAAAAAAAGATGTAAAGTATAAAAAAAGATTTTATACAGCAACTGCAAATTATATTTTTGAATTTATACAGAGTATAGATGATGATATAAAAAATGTGTTTTTAGTCCTTCACAATCCAGCAATAACTGAAATTTGTGAGTATATAAGTGATTCTAGTATAGGAAATATGCCAACTTGTGGGGTTTTTGGTATAGAGTTTGAAGGTAAATTTTCAGACATAAAAAAAGATGAGGTTGGGGTGCTATTTTTTGAATATCCAAAGAGATATAGAGGAAAATAAATATTTTTTAACACATACTATTAGCTTTAGTAACTACTATTTTTGCTTCAAAATTTGATGATTTTAAAAAAGCCTGTAATTTGGGCGATAGTAAGAGTTGCACTATCTTAAGTATTTTTCTATCAAAATGGTCAAGGAGTTAAACAATTATATTCTAAGGCTATAGGATATTCTAACAAAGCTTGCGATTTCTGTGAAGTTAGTGGTTGTTTTATCTTAGGTGCTATGACAAAGGTATAAAAACAATCATACCATAAAGCCATAAAATATTATGATAAAGGTTGTGATTTAGGTAGCGAAGCTGGTTGTAAATTTTATACTGTTTTAAATTAAAGACCATTAATATATAAATAGTGTTTTAAATAATTTTAATTAAGATTCTTTAACTTGCATTTTATTATCTTTATAAACTATAATTAATATTATTTTGTGCTAATGAATTTATTGTAATTTAACTATGTATTAGGTTGGATTAGCTTTTTTAATAAATTATTTACCACGAGTTTTTAAAAAATGTGTCTTGTAAGGAAGGTTAAATCATATACAAAAGTCTATAATGAATCGCCTTTATATTAAATTGCAAATCTTTTAAATTTCATAGATAATATCAAATTTATTTATTTAAAATAAACAATAAATACCTTATTTTCCTAAACAAAAATTAGAAAACATCTCATCAAGCAATTCTGAATATTCAACCGGTTTTGTTATATCTGCTATATTTTTTATAGCTTTATTTAGCTCGTAAGCAAAAAGTTCTAACTCATTATCTTGCATTAATTCTAAGCCATTTTTTAGTGCCATACTTGCATTTGCACAAGCATTTATTTGAGAAACAGAGCTTAACATTAGTTCACCTGTATCTTGGTTATTTAAAAAGTTATTTAATGTGCTTAAAATTTCATCCACACTGTTGTTTGCTGATATTTTTATAGGATCTTTTAAATCCAAATCAAACTTAATATCTAAATCAATCTTGTTTAATATAAAAAATATCTGTTTGTCTGAGTTATTTATAAGTTTGATTATCTGCTTATCTTGCTCAGTTGCTTTGCTTGATGCATCAAAAACAGCTAGTATTATATCGGCTTCTTTTATTGCTCTTAAGGTATAGCTTATTCCTATTTCTTCTATAGCTCCTGTATTCTCTCTTATTCCAGCTGTGTCTATTATTTTTATTATATGAGTTCCTATTTTTAGCTCTTCTTCTATTGTATCTCTTGTCGTTCCAGCTTCGTTTGAGACTATTGCTCTTTCATATTTTAAAAGTGAATTTAATATAGAACTTTTTCCAAC from the Campylobacter pinnipediorum subsp. pinnipediorum genome contains:
- a CDS encoding ferritin-like domain-containing protein, giving the protein MNFFDSIWDIINEGNKNKKIAKFNEFYKKYKNTKDINFNRVGEPKSLEKPCYSDFCDVVSMRNLNKKIPQKDKNLYFIHSVAHIEFSAIDIALDECYRFDLMSRDFYDDWLEVADDEVRHFLMIEDLLAKNGGYYGCMQVHDGLFVALKKTENSLLERMALLPRYMEANGLDANAHIIKKLKKQNASVELINALQIILDEEIAHVKKGDKWFKYACKIENIDPLEYVNIIQRLYPNSFLTSRELNEEDRLKAGFSMDEIKIIKQMAIR
- a CDS encoding SixA phosphatase family protein, whose amino-acid sequence is MKKIYFMRHAKAVETNSDKDFKRAINDRGKKDIKLIAKALKKHDIAFDLVVSSDAIRCKQTVKELFNEMDIKKDVKYKKRFYTATANYIFEFIQSIDDDIKNVFLVLHNPAITEICEYISDSSIGNMPTCGVFGIEFEGKFSDIKKDEVGVLFFEYPKRYRGK